The following proteins are encoded in a genomic region of Oncorhynchus keta strain PuntledgeMale-10-30-2019 chromosome 35, Oket_V2, whole genome shotgun sequence:
- the LOC127915514 gene encoding uncharacterized protein LOC127915514, whose product MGREYRCPLHTENRMRTLFSLVRKEDMGREYRCPPHTENRMRTLFSLVRKEDMGREYRCPLHTENRMRTLFSLVRKEDMGREHRCPPHTENRMRTLFSLVRKEDMGREYRCPLHTENRMRTLFSLVRKEDMGREYRCPPHTENRMRTLFSLVRKEDMGREHRCPPHTENRMRTLFSLVRKEDMGREYRCPLHTENRMRTLFSLVRKEDMGREYRCPPHTENRMRTLFSLVRKEDMGREYRCPPHTENRMRTLFGLVRKDDMGREHRCPPHTENRMRTLFSLVRKEDMGTEHRCPLHTENRMRTLFSLVRKEDMGREHRCPPHTENRMRTLFSLVRKEDMGTEHRCPLHTENRMRTLFNLLRKEDMGTEHRCPLHTENLMRTLFCLVHKEDMGREHRCPPHTENRMRTLFSLVRKEDMGREYRCPPHTENRMRTLFSLVRKEDMGTEHRCPLHTENRMRTLFSLVRKEDMGREYRCPLHTENRMRTLFSLVRKEDMGREHRCPLHTENRMRTLFSLVRKEDMGREHRCTQRTG is encoded by the exons ATGGGCAGAGAGTACAGGTGCCCCCTACACACAGAGAACAGGATGAGAACGCTATTTAGCTTAGTACGCAAAGAGGACATGGGCAGAGAGTACAGGtgccccccacacacagagaACAGGATGAGAACGCTATTTAGCTTAGTACGCAAAGAGGACATGGGCAGAGAGTACAG GTGCCCCCTACACACAGAGAACAGGATGAGAACGCTATTTAGCTTAGTACGCAAAGAGGACATGGGCAGAGAGCACAGGtgccccccacacacagagaACAGGATGAGAACGCTATTTAGCTTAGTACGCAAAGAGGACATGGGCAGAGAGTACAGGTGCCCCCTACACACAGAGAACAGGATGAGAACGCTATTTAGCTTAGTACGCAAAGAGGACATGGGCAGAGAGTACAG GtgccccccacacacagagaACAGGATGAGAACGCTATTTAGCTTAGTACGCAAAGAGGACATGGGCAGAGAGCACAGGtgccccccacacacagagaACAGGATGAGAACGCTATTTAGCTTAGTACGCAAAGAGGACATGGGCAGAGAGTACAGGTGCCCCCTACACACAGAGAACAGGATGAGAACGCTATTTAGCTTAGTACGCAAAGAGGACATGGGCAGAGAGTACAGGtgccccccacacacagagaACAGGATGAGAACGCTATTTAGCTTAGTACGCAAAGAGGACATGGGCAGAGAGTACAGGtgccccccacacacagagaACAGGATGAGAACGCTATTTGGCTTAGTACGCAAAGACGACATGGGCAGAGAGCACAG GtgccccccacacacagagaACAGGATGAGAACGCTATTTAGCTTAGTACGCAAAGAGGACATGGGCACAGAGCACAGGTGCCCCCTACACACAGAGAACAGGATGAGAACGCTATTTAGCTTAGTACGCAAAGAGGACATGGGCAGAGAGCACAGGtgccccccacacacagagaACAGGATGAGAACGCTATTTAGCTTAGTACGCAAAGAGGACATGGGCACAGAGCACAGGTGCCCCCTGCACACAGAGAACAGGATGAGAACGCTATTTAACTTATTACGCAAAGAGGACATGGGCACAGAGCACAGGTGCCCCCTACACACAGAGAACTTGATGAGAACGCTATTTTGCTTAGTACACAAAGAGGACATGGGCAGAGAGCACAGGtgccccccacacacagagaACAGGATGAGAACGCTATTTAGCTTAGTACGCAAAGAGGACATGGGCAGAGAGTACAGGtgccccccacacacagagaACAGGATGAGAACGCTATTTAGCTTAGTACGCAAAGAGGACATGGGCACAGAGCACAGGTGCCCCCTACACACAGAGAACAGGATGAGAACGCTATTTAGCTTAGTACGCAAAGAGGACATGGGCAGAGAGTACAGGTGCCCCCTACACACAGAGAACAGGATGAGAACGCTATTTAGCTTAGTACGCAAAGAGGACATGGGCAGAGAGCACAGGTGCCCCCTACACACAGAGAACAGGATGAGAACGCTATTTAGCTTAGTACGCAAAGAGGACATGGGCAGAGAGCACAGGTGCACACAGAGAACAGGATGA